Part of the Deltaproteobacteria bacterium genome is shown below.
CCGGGATTGCAACCCAGAACGTCGTCGAGAAGAAACTGGCCGCAGAAGGCCTGGACCGGCATCAGGTGGGGCGTGAAAAATTTATCGAAGCCGTGTGGGAATGGCGCCGGGAATACGGCAGCGCGATTATCAACCAGTTGAAACGGCTGGGCGCGTCCTGCGACTGGAAGCGCGAACGCTTTACCATGGATGAAGGCTTGTCCCTGGCCGTGCGCAAGGTTTTCGTCCAGTTGTATGAAGAGGGACTGATTTATCGGGGCCAGTACATCATCAACTGGTGCCACCGCTGCCACACCGCCCTGAGCGATCTCGAAGTGGAGCATGAAGAGATCGACGGGCATCTTTACCACTTCAGATACCCCTTTGCCGACGGCGACGGGCATGTGGTCATCGCCACCACCCGTCCCGAAACCATGCTGGGAGACACGGCCGTTGCAGCCAACCCGGAGGACGAACGCTATGCCGACGTGGAGGGGCGCGCGCTCATCCTGCCCCTCATGGAAAGGGAGATCCCCTTCATCAAGGACCGCTACGTCGACATGTCCTTCGGCACCGGGGCCCTGAAAATAACACCGGCTCACGACCCCAACGACTTCGACATCGGCGTCCGCCACGAGCTGCCCAACATCAAGGTCATCGACGACGACGGCAACATGACGGAGGAAGCGGGACGCTTCGCCGGCATGGACCACTTCGAGTGCCGCAAGGCCGTGGTGGAAGCCATGCAGGCCGAGGGTCTCGTTGAAAAAATCGAGCCGCATCCCCACAGCGTCGGGCACTGCTACCGTTGCAAAACCGTGGTGGAACCCAACCTTTCCCGTCAGTGGTTCGTCAAGGCCAAACCGCTGGCCGAGAAAGCCATAGAGGCCGTGGAGAGCGGCAAAACGCGCATCATTCCCGAGATCTGGGAAAAAACCTATTACGACTGGATGTACAACATCAGGGACTGGTGCATCTCGCGCCAGATCTGGTGGGGCCACCGGATTCCCGCCTGGACCTGCGAGGCCTGCGGTGAGCTGATGGTGCGCATGGAGGCGCCCCATAGGTGCACGGCCTGCGGCGGCAAAGCGCTCGCGCGGGAAACCGACGTGCTCGACACCTGGTTCAGTTCGGCGCTCTGGCCGTTTTCCACCATGGGATGGCCCCAACAGACGCCCCTGTTGAAAACCTTTTACCCGACATCCGTGCTGGTCACCGGTTTCGACATCCTGTTTTTCTGGGTGGCGCGCATGATGATGATGGGCATCCACTTCATGGGAAAAATTCCCTTCAAGGATGTCTACGTGCACGCCCTGGTCCGCGACGAACAGGGCAAAAAGATGAGCAAGTCCAAGGGCAACGTCATCGACCCCCTGAACATCATCGACAAGTACGGAACCGATGCCTTCCGCTTTACCCTGGCGGCATTCGCCGCTCAGGGCCGCGACGTCAAGATGTCCGAAAAGCGGGTCGAGGGGTACCGGCACTTTGTCAACAAACTGTGGAACGCCACCCGCTTTTCCCTGATGCACATCCAGGACGGCGCAACCGGCATCCCCCGGGAGCATATCTCCCTGGCGGACCGCTGGATACTCTCCCGCCTCGGCAAAACCGTGGAAAGTGTGGCCGGAGCCCTGGACGGCTACCGTTTCAACGAAGCCGCCAGTGCGGTCTACAACTTTGTCTGGCACGAGCTGTGCGACTGGTACATAGAAGCCGTAAAGCCGGCACTGTACGGCAAGCTGGGCGACGACAGCCGCGAGGCCACGCTGAGTGTCCTGTGGCGGGCCCTGCGCGACACCCTGGTCGTGCTGCACCCCTTCATGCCCTTTGTCACCGAAGAAATATGGCACAAGCTGCCGGGCACCGAAGGGTCCATCATGAAAGCGGTTTACCCGGCTGACGCCCCGGCGGCGGCTGACCTGGCCGGGGATGCCGACGCGGAAGAGGCCATGCAGCTGGTAATGGAGATCATCACCGGCGTGAGAAACATCCGGGGGGAGATGAACATCGCGCCCTCGCTTTCCCTCAGCGTCTCGCTTCAGACCAGCCGGGAACGCATCCGCCGGACCGTCGAGGCCGAAAGGAACTTAATCGTCGACCTGGCCAATCTGGAAAATCTTTCCGTAGAGGAACCCGGAGAAAAGCCCAGGGCCTCGGCAACCGCCATCCTCGACGGCGCCACCCTGTTCGTTTCTCTCGCGGGCGTCATCGACACCGAGAAGGAATCGGCCCGGCTGAAAAAAGAGATCGCAAAACTGGGCAACGAACTGGCCGGCGTGTCCAAAAAGCTCAACAACGAGAGTTTTCTGAACAAGGCGCCGGCGGACATCGTGGCCAAGGTCAAGGAAAAGCACGACCTGCTGTCGCAGAAGCAGGAAAAGCTGACCGCCAACCTTAACAAATTGGTAGATTTAGGTAAGGACACGTAGTGAAGCGTCGGCGCTTATCCAGAAAGCAGCGGGCAAAGAACCCTGGATTCCCGCCTCCGCGGGAATGACAGATATTTTACGTTAACACTCCTATATCTTTGACATATTTAGTTTCCGGGTTACTGATGAATATGAACCCACTTGTTGACAAACTCATCGACCTGGCTATCGCCGAGGATATCGGCTCCGGCGACATCACCACGGACAGCCTCGTCCAGCCGGAACACACCGGCAGCGCTGTCATTGTCGCCAAGGAGCCACTCATGCTGGCCGGCCTTGGAATCGCGCGGGAGGTGTTCCGCCGCTTCGATGACGAAACGCGGTTCGAGCCCAATCACGGCGAGGGCGACATGGTGGAAGCCGGCCAAATTCTCGTCAAGCTGGAAGGCCGCCTTTCCGCCCTGCTGAAAGGGGAGCGCACGTCGCTCAACTTCCTGCAGCGCATGTCCGGCATCGCCACCCACGTGCGCGCCTACATGGACCTGCTGGGCGACGCCTCCGTGCGGCTGGTGGACACGCGTAAAACCGTCCCCGGCTGGCGGGTTCTGGAAAAATATGCCGTGCGGGTCGGCGGGGCGTCAAACCACCGCATGGGGCTCTTCGACGGCGTGCTGATCAAGGACAACCACATCGCCGCCTGCGGCGGTATCGCCACAGCCATTCGGCGCGCCCGCGAAAGGGTTTCCCACCTGGTGAAGATAGAGATCGAAGTCTCCTCCCTGGAAGAAGTGAGGCAGGCGCTCGAGGCAGGCGCGGACATCATCATGCTGGACAACATGACCACCGACGAGGTGCGGCAGGCCGTGTCCGACATCGGCGGCAAAGCCCTGGTCGAACTGTCGGGTAATGTCACCGTCGAAACGCTGCGTCCCCTGGCCGGAACCGGTGTGGACATCATCTCCATCGGCGCCCTGACGCATGCCGCCCGGGCCGTGGATATCAGCATGGACATCAAATGACGGCCGCCGCGCCGGGCGTCATTTGATGTCTTCAAAGCCTGACGTAACATATCCTAAATTCTAAACAAATACCAAATTGAAGATTCCCCGCAGCAAGCTTAAGGGGAATCTTCACCGTAAGGAATTCTATCAATTATGATACCAAGAAAAATTTTTCAGGGCTAAAGCCCTGGCCTACATTGATAACCGTTTGGTTCTATCCATCTGTTTGCCCGATCATGTTGCGCAGGGTTTTAACCCTGCCAAAGCGGATTGCGACACAGCCTCGAAGGCGAGGATCCAAGGCATATGGCTTACAGCTTTCTGAATCCCCGCCTTCGCGGGGATGACGGAAAAACACTTAGACACGGCAAGTATTTAGTATTGAGCATTTGAAACTGTTTAGCATTTTGATATCAGATATTCGTATTTCCGGTTTGTCCGGGTTGGGTGTTAGGCGCCGGACGTCAGAAGCAGCCGGCCCATTCTCGCAGCTGTAGGCGGAAATCCACCTAAAACTCAAAACCCAAAACCTAAAACGACTTCCTTCCATGATCCCTATTCGCGACACGACGCCATCGAAAAACTACCCCGTTGTCAATACCGCCATCATCGGTTTGAACGTCCTGGTCTATCTTTTCCAGCTTTCCCGGGGAAGCGGACTCGACCGCTTCATATACACCTACGGGCTGGTGCCGGCCAGGTATACCGTTCCCGAAATCGGCGCCTACTTCACCACCGGCCAGCAGGCTCTGGCCCTGATTTCCTTTATGTTTCTGCACGGTGGATTTTTCCACCTGCTGGGAAACATGTGGTCGCTCTACATCTTCGGCGACAATGTCGAAGACCGCCTGGGCCCCGTCCGGTATCTTATCTTCTACCTTTTAGCCGGGATCTTTTCCGGTCTCGTCCACATGCTGTCCGACACCCACTCCATGGTGCCCACCATCGGCGCCAGCGGCGCCATTGCCGGTGTCATGGGGGCCTACTTTATCATGCACCCCAACTCGAAAATCCTGACGCTGATTCCCATTATCTTCATCCCCTGGTTTGTGGAGATCCCCGCATTCATCTTCATCGGCTTCTGGTTTGTCCTGCAGATTCTGAATGCCGCCGGCGGCGGCGGCCAGATCGCCTGGTGGGCTCACATCGGGGGGTTCATTTTCGGTATTCTCTTTTTAAAACTCGCCTTGCGAATGCCCGCCACCGGGATATCGGCCCCGATCAAACGCGTCACCACCAAGAAAAAATCCCACAGGCTTCAGGTCATCCATCCGGCCGGCCCGGCAGACGACGCCGATCTTTACGGGTCGCTGAACATCACGCCCACGGAAGCGTTCCAGGGCTCCTACAAACTGGTGAACATCCCCTGGGGCTTTCACAAACGGATGGTCCGGGTCACGGTCCCGGCAGGCGTTACGGCAGGAAAAACACTGAAATTGAAGGGGCTGGGAAAGCAGATGCCGGACGGCAGCAAGGGAGATCTCTACTTGAAGATCCGCATTGCACAATGATACTTATTTCACTACGAGCTTGTAGGCCGGAACCATCTTGACCGGATAGTAGGAGCGTTTGGACTTGGCGATACCCGGGATGCCCATGTCGCTCTCCTTGTTGATATAGGTGAATCCGTCAAACAGGCGTCGGGCACACTCCCGGTCCAGGTACTGATAAAGCCCCTTCACGCCGGTAAAGGCCTTTTCATATTGCAGCGTAGCCATCTCTTCGGTTAGAGCCGCGGAGACGCCGAAGGCGCTCACCTTGCCGTCGAGCCTGACGACGAGGCCTTTCAGTTCCATCTGATTCAGGTTTTCGATGCTGTTGATGGCCGCCCGCTTTTCGCATGCCAGATCACTGTCTACCGCCCCGTCGCAGCCGTCACGCTCTTCACACCACGCTTCCAGGAATTCCAGGCTTTCCCGGACCAGGCCCGGACCCATCGGCTCCACCCGGACACGTCCCCCGGCAACGAACTCTCTTTCGAACTGGTTGATCAGGTTGCGCTTTTTGGAGTACTTGTTGCCCTTCAACGAGGCCAGAGCCTTTGTTTCGAACACGTAGTCGCTGTAGGAATCGTGCGCCTGAATGTCAAAGTAGCGTTCGAGCTTCTCGCTGCCGTGCCGTTGGATATATGCTTCCGGCACGAACCAGTAGGTGTCGTAGCCCAGCTCGCCGGCCAGTTCGAACAGCTCCCTGGGCTCGTATTCCCGCTGCGGTGAAATGGGCAGAATGAGATGCCGGTGTTGACGCTCCGTGGAAAACTCGGCCGCCACGATCAAGGCGCCGTCCCTCACCATGCCGAAGGGCTGATATTCCTCGTTGCTCCACGCAATGATCGAAGAAAGCGCATAGCCGCACAACATGTAGCGTTGTTTTTTGAAGTAAGGCTTGTATGCCGCGTAATCCGGCGGCACCATGTGTTTGAAATCCATTGTTTACCCTCAGGCTTTTACAGCCTTGGCGTCTACGTCTTGCCGATTTTCACCATGGGCGTCGCTTCCGGCATGACCGCAAACCCGATGCGTTCGTAAAACGGGTGGGATCCCCGTTCGGCAATCAACCCGACCCAGTTGACCCCGTCGCCGTCCAATCGTTCCAGCAACCGCTGGATGATTTCCGTACCGGTGCCCCTGCCCCTAAACGGCTTGGAAACGGCCACGTCCTGAATATAGGCATCGCTGACACCATCACTGATGGCCCGGCCCATGCCCACGATTGTCTGCCCCTCTTTTGCGGCGAGGAAGCAGTGGCTGCCCGCCACGATCCGCCTGACAAGTTCGGCATCGTCGCCGGATGAGATCCACCATCCTTCCAGTTTGTAGAGCGACAGTACCTGCTCGATTTCCACACTGGAGGGGTCGGTTAGAAAGGAAAAACGCATGCCGGAAGCTAGTTCACGAATAGGGCCGAAACTCTGTCCCGCCCACCTTCCTTGGATTTGTAGAGCGCCTTGTCCGCCCTCTGGATAAGTGCGGACACGTCTTCTCCGGGGCTGTATTCGGTCACCCCCAGACTGATGGTAATCGTTTCCGGCGCACTGGATTCAGGTAAGAATTTCTCCATCTTTACCGCTTTGCGGATCCTCTGGGCAACGGTCTGCGCTTCGTTGCCGTCGGTTTCGGGCAGGATTATCGTGAACTCCTCCCCCCCGTATCGATAGGCGGAGTCCATCTTTCGAAGCAGAGGTTTGACGACCTGGCCTATTCTGATCAAAACCTTGTCGCCCTCGAGATGCCCGTGGGAATCATTGTAGTCCTTGAAGTGATCGATGTCCAGGATGAGCAGGGAAAGAGGGTGTTTGTAGCGGTTGGACCGGTCGACTTCCCCCTTGAGCTGGTTGTAAAAATGTCTGGAATTGTACAGCCGGGTCAACCCGTCGGTGATGGAAAGCTTTTTCAGCTTTTCCAGCATATGCACGCGCTCATTGGTGAGTTTTCGCTCCCTCAGCACCCTTTTCAACCGCAAAACCAGCTCTTCGAAACGCACGGGTTTGAAAACGAAATCACTGGCCCCCTTGCTGATGGCCTCTTCATAGGAATAGTCGCCGCTGTAGCCCGTCATCACGATAATATCGATATCGTAGTCATTCTTGATCAGGTCGGTGAGTTGCAGACCATCCATGCCGGGTAGAAGAATATCGGTGATAATCACTTGGATCGGCTTGATTCTCAAAAGCTCCACGGCTTTTTCGGCACTGCTCACCCCAATCGATTTATAACCGTAAATATCGAGAAACTCCTGCATGGCGTCCCGAATTGCGTCGTCATCATCTACGATCAGAATTTCAGCTTCCATAGGATTTTGTCCCGATTGGGATTTTCAGGTCCGGTTCCGTATTGCGATTTTCGATCGGAGTCCCTATAATCCGCCGGTTGACATCTACAAAAAAAAATTGTTAAATGTGTCTTTTTACCGACGGTCGCCGATTTTATATTCCACGCCGTACCGTTCACTATAACGGAAAAGCATCTTCCTTGTAAAGGCAGCAACGCCGCCACAGGCGCGCCAGCCTCGACAACCGCTCAAATCAGGAAGAATTAACGCTTCAACATAGATGGAAAGGCATTACATGTCAACCGGCTTTTACCTGAAAATGAATGCTTCCGGTAGGAATCGGGATCGATGTGTATGCATTTCAATGAACTGAATTCACCTGAAATACCAACATGCAAAACATACGAAATTTTAGCATAATCGCCCACATCGATCATGGCAAATCGACGCTTTCGGACCGTTTGATCCAATTCGCGAACATCATTTCCGACCGTGATTTCAAGGATCAGATCCTGGACAGCATGGAGATCGAAAGGGAGCGCGGCATCACCATCAAAAGTCAGACAGTGTGCCTGCCGTACACATCCAAAGACGGCAGCACCTATTTCCTGAACCTGATCGACACGCCGGGGCACGTGGATTTCACCTACGAGGTTTCCCGTGCGCTCGCCTCGTGCGAGGGGGCCCTTCTGCTGGTGGATGCCAGCCAGGGGGTGGAGGCGCAGACACTGGCCAACCTTTACCTGGCGCTCGAGCA
Proteins encoded:
- a CDS encoding GNAT family N-acetyltransferase, with the protein product MRFSFLTDPSSVEIEQVLSLYKLEGWWISSGDDAELVRRIVAGSHCFLAAKEGQTIVGMGRAISDGVSDAYIQDVAVSKPFRGRGTGTEIIQRLLERLDGDGVNWVGLIAERGSHPFYERIGFAVMPEATPMVKIGKT
- the nadC gene encoding carboxylating nicotinate-nucleotide diphosphorylase, which produces MNPLVDKLIDLAIAEDIGSGDITTDSLVQPEHTGSAVIVAKEPLMLAGLGIAREVFRRFDDETRFEPNHGEGDMVEAGQILVKLEGRLSALLKGERTSLNFLQRMSGIATHVRAYMDLLGDASVRLVDTRKTVPGWRVLEKYAVRVGGASNHRMGLFDGVLIKDNHIAACGGIATAIRRARERVSHLVKIEIEVSSLEEVRQALEAGADIIMLDNMTTDEVRQAVSDIGGKALVELSGNVTVETLRPLAGTGVDIISIGALTHAARAVDISMDIK
- a CDS encoding rhomboid family intramembrane serine protease; translated protein: MIPIRDTTPSKNYPVVNTAIIGLNVLVYLFQLSRGSGLDRFIYTYGLVPARYTVPEIGAYFTTGQQALALISFMFLHGGFFHLLGNMWSLYIFGDNVEDRLGPVRYLIFYLLAGIFSGLVHMLSDTHSMVPTIGASGAIAGVMGAYFIMHPNSKILTLIPIIFIPWFVEIPAFIFIGFWFVLQILNAAGGGGQIAWWAHIGGFIFGILFLKLALRMPATGISAPIKRVTTKKKSHRLQVIHPAGPADDADLYGSLNITPTEAFQGSYKLVNIPWGFHKRMVRVTVPAGVTAGKTLKLKGLGKQMPDGSKGDLYLKIRIAQ
- a CDS encoding diguanylate cyclase, which encodes MEAEILIVDDDDAIRDAMQEFLDIYGYKSIGVSSAEKAVELLRIKPIQVIITDILLPGMDGLQLTDLIKNDYDIDIIVMTGYSGDYSYEEAISKGASDFVFKPVRFEELVLRLKRVLRERKLTNERVHMLEKLKKLSITDGLTRLYNSRHFYNQLKGEVDRSNRYKHPLSLLILDIDHFKDYNDSHGHLEGDKVLIRIGQVVKPLLRKMDSAYRYGGEEFTIILPETDGNEAQTVAQRIRKAVKMEKFLPESSAPETITISLGVTEYSPGEDVSALIQRADKALYKSKEGGRDRVSALFVN
- a CDS encoding phosphatidylglycerol lysyltransferase domain-containing protein, whose translation is MDFKHMVPPDYAAYKPYFKKQRYMLCGYALSSIIAWSNEEYQPFGMVRDGALIVAAEFSTERQHRHLILPISPQREYEPRELFELAGELGYDTYWFVPEAYIQRHGSEKLERYFDIQAHDSYSDYVFETKALASLKGNKYSKKRNLINQFEREFVAGGRVRVEPMGPGLVRESLEFLEAWCEERDGCDGAVDSDLACEKRAAINSIENLNQMELKGLVVRLDGKVSAFGVSAALTEEMATLQYEKAFTGVKGLYQYLDRECARRLFDGFTYINKESDMGIPGIAKSKRSYYPVKMVPAYKLVVK
- a CDS encoding valine--tRNA ligase encodes the protein MSSNQIDKGYEPHEVEKKWYAYWEKEQLFAASDESDKPGYSIVIPPPNVTGVLHMGHALNNTMQDIMCRYRRLKGDNVLWMPGTDHAGIATQNVVEKKLAAEGLDRHQVGREKFIEAVWEWRREYGSAIINQLKRLGASCDWKRERFTMDEGLSLAVRKVFVQLYEEGLIYRGQYIINWCHRCHTALSDLEVEHEEIDGHLYHFRYPFADGDGHVVIATTRPETMLGDTAVAANPEDERYADVEGRALILPLMEREIPFIKDRYVDMSFGTGALKITPAHDPNDFDIGVRHELPNIKVIDDDGNMTEEAGRFAGMDHFECRKAVVEAMQAEGLVEKIEPHPHSVGHCYRCKTVVEPNLSRQWFVKAKPLAEKAIEAVESGKTRIIPEIWEKTYYDWMYNIRDWCISRQIWWGHRIPAWTCEACGELMVRMEAPHRCTACGGKALARETDVLDTWFSSALWPFSTMGWPQQTPLLKTFYPTSVLVTGFDILFFWVARMMMMGIHFMGKIPFKDVYVHALVRDEQGKKMSKSKGNVIDPLNIIDKYGTDAFRFTLAAFAAQGRDVKMSEKRVEGYRHFVNKLWNATRFSLMHIQDGATGIPREHISLADRWILSRLGKTVESVAGALDGYRFNEAASAVYNFVWHELCDWYIEAVKPALYGKLGDDSREATLSVLWRALRDTLVVLHPFMPFVTEEIWHKLPGTEGSIMKAVYPADAPAAADLAGDADAEEAMQLVMEIITGVRNIRGEMNIAPSLSLSVSLQTSRERIRRTVEAERNLIVDLANLENLSVEEPGEKPRASATAILDGATLFVSLAGVIDTEKESARLKKEIAKLGNELAGVSKKLNNESFLNKAPADIVAKVKEKHDLLSQKQEKLTANLNKLVDLGKDT